From a region of the Azospirillum formosense genome:
- a CDS encoding shikimate kinase → MTARPSPQGQPPDPSKTLPRTVVLVGLMGAGKSAIGRRLAARLHLPFTDADTEIETAAGCSIAEIFARDGEAVFRSVERRIITRLLTEQPVHILATGGGAFMDPETRAAIRAHGVSIWLRAELDVLLARTARRTHRPLLNAGDPKEILSRLMTARYPVYAEAELTVISDERPPEATVEQVIEALEAHFGITLPHSHHHHHRHPAHHHHDKP, encoded by the coding sequence ATGACCGCCCGCCCATCACCGCAGGGACAGCCGCCGGACCCGTCGAAGACCCTTCCGAGGACGGTGGTGCTGGTCGGCCTGATGGGCGCGGGGAAGAGCGCGATCGGGCGGCGGCTGGCGGCGCGGCTGCACCTGCCTTTCACCGACGCCGACACGGAGATCGAGACGGCGGCGGGCTGCTCCATCGCGGAAATCTTCGCCCGCGACGGCGAGGCGGTGTTCCGCTCGGTGGAGCGGCGGATCATCACCCGGCTGCTGACCGAACAGCCGGTGCACATCCTGGCCACCGGCGGCGGCGCCTTCATGGACCCGGAGACGCGGGCGGCCATCCGCGCCCACGGGGTGTCGATCTGGCTGCGCGCCGAGCTGGACGTGCTGCTCGCCCGCACGGCGCGGCGCACCCACCGCCCGCTGCTCAACGCCGGCGACCCGAAGGAGATTCTCAGCCGGCTGATGACCGCCCGCTACCCGGTCTATGCCGAGGCCGAGCTGACGGTGATCAGCGACGAGCGCCCGCCGGAGGCGACCGTGGAACAGGTGATCGAGGCGCTGGAGGCGCATTTCGGCATCACCCTGCCCCACTCGCACCACCATCATCACCGCCACCCGGCGCACCACCACCATGACAAGCCCTGA
- a CDS encoding CBS domain-containing protein produces MDVPNRKLIPDVIKDQQLACLPPEASVRDAAVLMAERRIAALLVTQDRPTGGRSLKGIFTERDLAARVVAAGRDPAATRLSEVMTASPDTLAPDAHAYEALDLMERHHYRHLPVTADGESDGLVMGIVSIRDLFAVVRAHLEDEIRDREAFIFGSNYSASVPP; encoded by the coding sequence ATGGACGTGCCGAACCGCAAGCTCATCCCCGACGTCATCAAGGACCAGCAGCTCGCCTGCCTGCCCCCGGAGGCCAGCGTCCGGGACGCGGCCGTTCTGATGGCGGAGCGCCGCATCGCCGCCCTCCTGGTCACCCAGGACCGGCCGACGGGGGGCCGGTCGCTGAAAGGCATCTTCACCGAGCGCGACCTCGCGGCCCGCGTCGTCGCGGCGGGCCGCGACCCGGCGGCCACCCGGCTCTCCGAGGTGATGACCGCCTCCCCCGACACGCTCGCGCCGGATGCCCACGCCTACGAGGCGCTGGACCTGATGGAACGCCACCACTACCGCCACCTGCCGGTCACCGCGGACGGCGAATCGGATGGGCTGGTGATGGGCATCGTCTCCATCCGCGACCTGTTCGCCGTGGTCCGCGCCCATCTGGAGGACGAGATCCGCGACCGCGAGGCCTTCATCTTCGGGTCGAACTACTCCGCCAGCGTCCCCCCGTAA
- the aroB gene encoding 3-dehydroquinate synthase, with amino-acid sequence MPTATVTDTVRLDLGPRSYDILVGDRVLDGAGPRIAAITRGKAPIVVTDENVAPRHLPTLERTLRAAGIEPTQAIVLPAGEKTKDIAHFERLMDAILARGIERSAVLLALGGGVIGDITGFAAASALRGIDFIQVPTTLLSQVDSSVGGKTGINSPHGKNLIGAFHQPRLVIADTATLDTLPRREVLAGYAEVVKYGLIRLPGFFAWLEENGERVVAGDSDARRHAVTESCRAKAAIVGVDERESGDRALLNLGHTFGHALEAATGFGSRLLHGEAVSIGMVLAFDLSVRLGLCPEADAEKARAHLARVGLPVRPTDVPSVDWDIDGLILSMAKDKKVKDGRITFVLVRALGDAFTQRDVDPAVVRSLLEDAVAR; translated from the coding sequence ATGCCCACGGCCACCGTGACCGACACCGTCCGCCTCGACCTCGGCCCGCGCAGCTACGACATCCTGGTCGGCGACCGGGTGCTCGACGGCGCCGGGCCGCGCATCGCCGCGATCACCAGGGGCAAGGCGCCCATCGTCGTCACCGACGAGAACGTCGCCCCGCGGCACCTGCCGACCCTGGAGCGCACGCTGCGCGCCGCCGGCATCGAGCCCACCCAGGCCATCGTCCTGCCGGCGGGCGAGAAGACCAAGGACATCGCCCATTTCGAGCGGCTGATGGACGCCATCCTGGCGCGCGGGATCGAGCGGTCGGCGGTCCTGCTGGCGCTGGGCGGCGGGGTGATCGGCGACATCACCGGCTTCGCCGCCGCCTCGGCGCTGCGCGGCATCGACTTCATCCAGGTGCCGACCACGCTGCTGAGCCAGGTGGACAGCTCGGTCGGCGGCAAGACCGGCATCAACAGCCCGCACGGCAAGAACCTGATCGGCGCCTTCCACCAGCCGCGTCTGGTCATCGCCGACACCGCCACGCTGGACACCCTGCCGCGGCGCGAGGTGCTGGCCGGCTACGCCGAGGTGGTGAAGTACGGGCTGATCCGCCTGCCCGGCTTCTTCGCCTGGCTGGAGGAGAACGGCGAGCGGGTGGTCGCCGGCGACAGCGACGCCCGACGCCACGCCGTCACGGAGAGCTGCCGGGCCAAGGCCGCCATCGTCGGCGTGGACGAGCGGGAGAGCGGCGACCGCGCCCTGCTGAACCTGGGCCACACCTTCGGCCACGCGCTGGAGGCGGCGACCGGCTTCGGCTCCCGCCTGCTGCACGGCGAGGCGGTGTCGATCGGCATGGTCCTGGCCTTCGACCTGTCGGTGCGGCTGGGGCTGTGCCCGGAGGCGGACGCCGAGAAGGCGCGCGCCCATCTGGCCCGCGTCGGCCTGCCGGTCCGCCCCACCGACGTGCCCAGCGTGGACTGGGACATCGACGGGCTGATCCTGTCCATGGCCAAGGACAAGAAGGTCAAGGACGGGCGCATCACCTTCGTGCTGGTGCGCGCGTTGGGCGACGCCTTCACCCAGCGCGACGTCGATCCGGCGGTGGTCCGGTCGCTACTGGAGGATGCCGTCGCCCGCTGA